Proteins encoded by one window of Streptomyces clavuligerus:
- a CDS encoding Wzz/FepE/Etk N-terminal domain-containing protein — MTTSTTGKPSTAAPLLDLQALVVAVRRRRRLWYALALLGLLAGPAAAVLLRPPPTAVTTVLVIHKEDQPNDTGTLIRTDIALLQTTRIAGRALKALASPEDPAEFLREYRGTGLTNNLLLIEATGDTGPDAVARARALADVFIADHVRRMRQTANAEAKALLDERDRMRDELARVNRDIGNRPPRSDPNASADIESLFARRAELNSRIAEFDRRAADARTGAPQVAAGTQIVDAPRTVRHSLPRAAATNAAIGLVLGLALGLALAAVGAVVADRPVLRREIAANLGASVIAELPGAPRPRPRRWRRRRTRAARERLTTTLVRTVRGCAEPVSLLELGCARGTGALALDVAAALAADGPVAVVDGLPGAELAAGRRGPEDPAVVSGADAESLPQQTRRLGVGSVAPGTAWTDLQYLGSRTVLVVRAGHGSAAWLHTVARQLADQRIPVLGVVLIDPDPRDRTDGTLWDGPYAAPHGRDERPTPPYGTAGPPRAERPPRQNRTGPPRTERPAMRAARVPDSEQEAR; from the coding sequence GTGACGACGAGCACGACCGGGAAGCCGTCGACGGCCGCCCCGCTGCTGGACCTCCAGGCGCTGGTGGTGGCGGTCCGCAGACGCCGCCGCCTCTGGTACGCGCTGGCGCTCCTGGGGCTGCTGGCCGGACCCGCGGCGGCGGTCCTGCTGCGACCGCCGCCGACCGCCGTGACCACGGTGCTGGTCATCCACAAGGAGGACCAGCCGAACGACACCGGAACCCTGATCCGCACCGATATCGCCCTGCTCCAGACCACCCGGATCGCGGGCCGGGCCCTGAAGGCCCTCGCCTCCCCCGAGGACCCGGCGGAGTTCCTGCGGGAGTACCGGGGCACCGGCCTGACCAACAACCTGCTGCTGATCGAGGCGACGGGCGACACCGGCCCGGACGCGGTGGCCCGCGCCCGGGCCCTGGCCGACGTGTTCATCGCCGACCATGTACGGCGGATGCGGCAGACCGCGAACGCCGAGGCCAAAGCCCTGCTCGACGAACGCGACCGGATGCGGGACGAACTCGCCCGGGTCAACCGGGACATCGGGAACCGCCCACCGCGAAGCGACCCGAACGCGTCGGCGGACATCGAGTCGCTCTTCGCCCGCCGGGCCGAACTCAACTCGCGGATCGCCGAATTCGACCGCCGCGCCGCGGACGCCCGCACCGGCGCGCCCCAGGTCGCCGCCGGTACCCAGATCGTGGACGCCCCGCGCACCGTGCGGCACTCCCTGCCCCGGGCCGCCGCCACCAACGCCGCCATCGGACTCGTCCTCGGGCTCGCGCTCGGGCTCGCGCTCGCCGCGGTCGGCGCCGTGGTCGCGGACCGCCCCGTGCTGCGCCGGGAGATCGCGGCGAACCTGGGCGCCTCGGTCATCGCGGAACTGCCCGGGGCGCCCCGCCCCCGGCCCCGGCGGTGGCGGCGCCGACGGACCCGGGCCGCCCGGGAACGGCTCACCACCACCCTCGTCCGCACCGTGCGCGGCTGCGCGGAACCGGTGTCGCTGCTGGAACTCGGCTGTGCGCGCGGCACGGGCGCCCTCGCCCTCGACGTCGCCGCGGCGCTCGCGGCGGACGGCCCGGTGGCCGTCGTCGACGGCCTGCCCGGCGCGGAACTCGCCGCGGGCCGCCGGGGACCCGAAGACCCGGCCGTGGTCAGCGGCGCGGACGCCGAGTCCCTGCCGCAGCAGACCCGCCGGCTCGGCGTCGGCTCGGTCGCGCCCGGCACGGCCTGGACCGACCTCCAGTACCTCGGCAGCCGGACCGTCCTCGTCGTACGGGCCGGGCACGGCAGCGCCGCCTGGCTGCACACCGTGGCACGGCAACTCGCCGACCAGCGCATTCCGGTGCTCGGCGTGGTGCTGATCGACCCCGACCCGCGGGACCGGACCGACGGCACGCTCTGGGACGGGCCGTACGCCGCCCCGCACGGCCGGGACGAACGGCCGACCCCACCGTACGGGACGGCGGGCCCGCCGCGCGCCGAGCGCCCGCCCCGGCAGAACAGAACGGGCCCGCCGCGCACCGAGCGGCCGGCGATGCGGGCCGCACGGGTCCCGGACAGCGAGCAGGAGGCACGGTAG
- a CDS encoding glycosyltransferase family 4 protein produces MPGDTTSDGRPDRRALILVENLSVPFDRRVWQECTTLRDAGWTVHVICPRGSTRDTEPEAEIDGVRIHRYPLRAATGGPAGYLREYGSALWHTARLARRVGPVDVVHACNPPDLLFLPALWLKRRGARFVFDQHDLVPELYLSRFGRGEDLLYRAVCALERLTYRAADIVIATNESYRDVAIHRGGQRPEDVFVVRSAPQIERFQPVPPEPELKRGKPHLLCYLGVMGPQDGVDYALRALAALRDELGRTDWHAVFIGSGDAFDAMTGLSRRLGLDDRVQFTGRVPDADLVRYLSTADVCLSPDPRNPLNDVSTMNKVLEYMAMGRPIVSFDLREARVSAGDAAVYASADDESEFAALIAQLLDDPDRRARMGGIGRERISGRLSWRNSQASLLAAYAAACRDRTPGRPATRSGQGSDRTVER; encoded by the coding sequence TTGCCTGGTGACACGACGAGCGACGGCCGGCCGGACCGGCGCGCCCTGATCCTGGTGGAGAACCTGTCGGTGCCCTTCGACCGGCGGGTGTGGCAGGAGTGCACGACCCTGCGCGACGCGGGCTGGACGGTGCACGTCATCTGCCCCCGGGGCAGCACACGGGACACCGAGCCGGAGGCGGAGATCGACGGGGTCCGCATCCACCGCTACCCGCTGCGCGCGGCCACCGGGGGCCCCGCAGGCTATCTGCGGGAGTACGGGTCGGCGCTGTGGCACACGGCCCGGCTGGCCCGCAGGGTCGGCCCGGTCGACGTGGTCCACGCCTGCAACCCGCCCGATCTGCTGTTCCTGCCCGCGCTGTGGCTGAAGCGGCGCGGCGCGCGATTCGTCTTCGACCAGCACGACCTCGTGCCCGAGCTGTACCTCTCCCGCTTCGGCCGCGGCGAGGACCTGCTCTACCGCGCCGTGTGCGCGCTGGAACGGCTCACCTACCGGGCCGCCGACATCGTGATCGCCACGAACGAGAGCTACCGGGACGTCGCGATCCACCGGGGCGGACAGCGGCCCGAGGACGTCTTCGTGGTGCGCAGCGCCCCCCAGATCGAGCGGTTCCAGCCGGTGCCGCCCGAGCCGGAGCTGAAGCGCGGCAAGCCCCATCTGCTGTGCTACCTCGGGGTCATGGGCCCCCAGGACGGTGTCGACTACGCCCTGCGGGCCCTGGCCGCACTCCGCGACGAACTGGGCCGGACCGACTGGCACGCGGTGTTCATCGGCTCCGGCGACGCCTTCGACGCGATGACCGGGCTGTCCCGGCGGCTCGGACTCGACGACCGGGTGCAGTTCACCGGGCGGGTCCCGGACGCCGACCTGGTGCGCTACCTGTCCACCGCGGACGTCTGCCTCTCGCCCGACCCGCGCAACCCGCTCAACGACGTGTCGACCATGAACAAGGTCCTGGAGTACATGGCGATGGGCCGGCCGATCGTCTCGTTCGACCTCCGGGAGGCGCGCGTCTCCGCCGGGGACGCCGCCGTCTACGCGTCCGCCGACGACGAGTCCGAGTTCGCCGCGCTCATCGCGCAGCTCCTGGACGACCCGGACCGGCGGGCCCGCATGGGCGGGATCGGCAGGGAACGGATCAGCGGCAGGCTCTCCTGGCGCAACTCCCAGGCGTCCCTGCTCGCGGCCTACGCCGCCGCCTGCCGTGACCGCACCCCGGGGCGGCCGGCGACCCGGTCCGGACAGGGAAGCGACCGCACCGTTGAGCGATGA
- a CDS encoding Wzz/FepE/Etk N-terminal domain-containing protein — MSDDTIRLATIGRILRRRRRLLTLLTVVGALVGYGTSVLFPPRYTASAPVLLSGQWEERELLTQVEIATMSAVVDRTAAALGWKGVSGSELRERVSARPTDGNIIKISGTADTPERAQRLADRTAREFVAFAARLTGEGTDPEAATGAEALRRKVLETDRRITELAEAADPGRTVESVQARTTLAKLLTALETAMKKLDEADPANGRTGMVVMAPADRPTGAVPPTRPQLIAAGALLFLLSAVIGHLAAARVNRRLRTEPEIAAALGSALLGTVDVPGGRGAHGTAGGGPRAWTRRLLGVDTRWDLPTPRTSGDEAGRRVRYRRVCARLRDQAPGPRRLLVVVPDRDETARRAAGQLLAEAGGGLPGDPAPASGGYPLLRVVEVAVDRPMVPDRGTESGAVVVLSAGHWTAAELGGIAEACADSGHDIVGTVVAGAVRARPARAADRPSDTAATAPAAPGRTTGEPE, encoded by the coding sequence TTGAGCGATGACACGATACGCCTGGCCACGATCGGGCGGATTCTCCGTCGGCGCCGACGGCTCCTCACCCTCCTCACCGTGGTGGGCGCGCTCGTCGGCTACGGCACCTCCGTCCTGTTCCCGCCGCGCTACACGGCCTCGGCGCCGGTCCTGCTGTCGGGGCAGTGGGAGGAACGCGAGCTGCTGACCCAGGTGGAGATCGCGACCATGTCGGCGGTCGTCGACCGCACGGCCGCCGCGCTCGGCTGGAAGGGCGTCAGCGGCAGCGAACTGCGGGAGCGGGTGAGCGCCAGACCCACCGACGGGAACATCATCAAGATCTCCGGCACGGCCGACACCCCGGAGCGCGCACAGCGGCTCGCCGACCGCACGGCCCGGGAGTTCGTCGCCTTCGCCGCGCGGCTCACGGGCGAGGGCACCGACCCCGAAGCGGCCACGGGAGCCGAGGCGCTGCGGCGCAAGGTCCTGGAGACCGACCGCCGCATCACCGAACTGGCCGAGGCGGCCGACCCGGGCCGGACCGTGGAGAGCGTGCAGGCCCGCACCACCCTCGCCAAGCTGCTCACCGCGCTGGAGACGGCCATGAAGAAGCTGGACGAGGCCGACCCGGCGAACGGCAGGACCGGCATGGTCGTCATGGCACCGGCGGACCGGCCCACCGGCGCGGTGCCGCCGACGCGGCCCCAGCTCATCGCCGCCGGGGCCCTGCTGTTCCTCCTGTCCGCGGTCATCGGCCACCTCGCCGCCGCACGGGTCAACCGCAGGCTGCGCACCGAACCGGAGATCGCGGCGGCGCTGGGCTCGGCCCTGCTGGGCACCGTCGACGTCCCCGGTGGACGGGGCGCGCACGGGACGGCGGGCGGCGGCCCGCGCGCCTGGACCCGCCGACTGCTCGGCGTCGACACCCGGTGGGACCTGCCGACCCCGCGGACCTCCGGCGACGAGGCCGGACGGCGCGTCCGCTACCGGCGGGTGTGCGCCCGCCTCCGGGACCAGGCCCCCGGCCCCCGGCGGCTGCTGGTCGTCGTACCGGACCGCGACGAGACCGCCCGCCGGGCCGCCGGGCAACTCCTCGCGGAGGCCGGGGGCGGGCTGCCCGGCGACCCGGCCCCGGCGAGCGGCGGATACCCCCTGCTGCGGGTCGTGGAGGTCGCGGTGGACCGGCCGATGGTCCCGGACCGCGGCACCGAGTCCGGCGCCGTGGTCGTGCTCAGCGCGGGCCACTGGACCGCCGCGGAACTCGGCGGTATCGCCGAGGCGTGCGCGGACAGCGGACACGACATCGTCGGCACCGTCGTCGCCGGCGCGGTCCGGGCCCGTCCGGCGCGGGCCGCCGACCGCCCTTCGGACACCGCCGCGACGGCACCCGCGGCGCCCGGCCGCACGACAGGGGAGCCGGAGTGA